The Pseudobutyrivibrio xylanivorans genome includes a region encoding these proteins:
- a CDS encoding phosphodiester glycosidase family protein, giving the protein MKKFGKHKRIVTSILAVLLALTTFLVAPLEIMAANKIVGYTDRYDGDVIKVVKQKNYNIVPGVTETDVVLNDQTGDAQVMGYMTTIEPSADVSFKATYDGYYDAKNYNNETKESKWQVGDWGLSTTTHQIAAYEKATGENVVFATNGDYFNMQTGQPRGSLYINGNCLNPEKDNEEPYFAILKDGSYVIRDAGTDKSDVLEAVSGPFYLVKDGKNVVPGTSELFPVNSVGFKADGSVVFFMADGRQYPRSVGMSINEMADFLVAQGVVKAIYLDGGGSATVVTRREGEKKYAVRNNPSDGSERNISSGILVVANSINDGKFHHAVISSNGDLFTPNSPVAFTAKGVDSAGGEADLPESGLKWALAKDSAKKGTIDENTGVFVSNGELGDVNVELYYENKKIAESTVKIAEPDNIYFTSASASLDFGQRSNLGLIVRSENADMVYKSGDFNWTIEPLNPEDAQNDLGHMDGNVFVAGNATTSMRAKVSVSFTRKDGKEISSSIVVEIGKMPVVAFDFEPNANGPLKGAHFHWGKSNYVDAGVTPGYYGDYDELTVPVANSNSINETVYATLKAPFRFTGNYDTSVPAAEIFKENGYAFYLWPNNSITHYCAGNVTTTSEANGGQVRFGEYAMELNFDYASYDGSSNSNYYIRNCSGSYDVEGRPTEVGVWVYADAKTYNLAGYTLHADIGVFNGTSYSTKNFTLVHDDVDTDGKISTTSTINWVGWKYCYANLSGIASYYSPEHPFRIRNGEGMIWLSYAPASGGGRYSGSFYFDNYRFVYGTNLDDLDNPYFKSLTVNGESIFNVSDVAVDTNSVEITATFADVEGKNASGIDPTRTTFSIDGKEVACDGDENTATTRLELANGLHSIGVTIYDKFGNTNTLNSYVTIGESAETDAKALLTGADTVVLGSDYKLSLITQGSVKSVDMTVLQLNSDFGEPTVTAAEGWDVEAAYSITGFKKAKMEIKANWTGEGEAPANSEVATLSFNVPTNLDPAIDFFTYQVTNSTCITNDGRTVTSAQQKVILTLSAYYTIDTTVAMSGRDTVLRVVNPAGEPEEGVEVFVNGVSIGFTDANGEIVTTVTRDIAPGGSFVVIAKKGELVSFETTITVMNSVVNGEGKPEGLMHTATKHADSEQIITWFAPVAETEAAAVVEYSLNSDLSASTTVTGSNTLQAFSTSKDAAYINTVKLTGLEGGRTYYYRAGDGNNWSDISSFKTTAKDAPVSFFVVGDTQMHGNRKTDAEEIQLLNGLGTQVAGSDFGIQTGDYVDNGGNYNMWEEMDSTFNEAFHEADIIHTLGNHEYYGDANGVAANVIFGHGADEKDYYSVEYGNVYVAVINYSANLSNACAWLIQDAQASSAQWKFLSVHQPAYYTNPNGGSQRFHNSIPKAAEAAGIDAVFSGHDHAYARTMPMTSGQIDEENGVVYFVCGDLGEKSRNINYAADNNPAFNFAIVDQSYDAIAVKVTATNESLSFATVDSQGNIIDTYSKESSCADGHDWKYYDRATGMMICGNCGEQADPKVELFSGWLEDLETGSQMYFVSGKITKGFSRVENIPFAFDEEGLLNYTGLLADNGKVYYAENGYCLTGLHVINGKQYFFDPKTYAMVEGYRVVSVEDSNGLLTEETGIIFEMDKKIVREADGKLYYYIEGFKAPAAGFVEVNGDYYYVQYDGSVATGNVQVNQPNKMIKRGTYYFDDEGKLDLTGFKHGLIEEDGKLNYYVLNQKYYAGLIKIDGSYYYINSKCFAVTGSYYVTKNNGLIPCGRYLFDENGKMELSDELKNGIVAENGKMFYYLNGKKTYAGLILLDGHYYYINHDCEVVTGSYYVTKDNGLLPQGRYNFDLNGRMIIHDSLKNGLCKEDGGIYYYVNGERNYAGLIDIEGYLYYINSNGKAVTGRYYVTKNNDIMPQDFYEFAEDGKMIIDRQKNGLYEEDGVRYYYVNGRKTYAGLIYIDGYYYYINSSCQVTTGRHYVTKNNNLLPQGHYNFDEYGRMIIEEKPETNEIVDDEIPEPTEEITEEPVIDDSSSEELTEETEETEETVIEENTVEDSVDEVIEEDTGDVVSSEDAEIFAEE; this is encoded by the coding sequence ATGAAAAAGTTTGGAAAACATAAGAGAATTGTCACATCGATTCTCGCGGTACTCCTTGCTTTGACAACTTTTTTGGTAGCTCCACTTGAGATAATGGCTGCTAACAAAATTGTTGGTTACACCGATCGTTATGACGGTGATGTAATCAAAGTTGTAAAGCAGAAAAACTATAACATAGTACCGGGTGTGACTGAAACTGATGTAGTTCTTAACGATCAGACTGGTGACGCTCAGGTCATGGGATACATGACAACAATTGAGCCAAGCGCAGATGTATCATTTAAGGCAACTTATGATGGATACTATGATGCAAAGAACTACAATAACGAAACGAAGGAGAGTAAATGGCAGGTTGGTGATTGGGGACTGTCGACAACAACTCATCAGATTGCTGCATACGAAAAGGCTACTGGAGAAAATGTAGTATTTGCCACAAATGGTGACTATTTCAACATGCAGACCGGTCAGCCAAGAGGTTCGCTCTATATTAATGGAAATTGCCTTAACCCTGAAAAGGATAATGAGGAACCTTATTTTGCAATTCTTAAAGATGGCTCCTATGTAATTAGGGATGCTGGAACAGATAAGTCTGATGTATTAGAGGCTGTATCAGGACCATTCTATCTTGTTAAGGATGGAAAAAATGTTGTTCCTGGAACATCAGAGCTTTTCCCTGTAAACAGTGTTGGATTTAAAGCTGATGGTTCAGTTGTATTCTTTATGGCTGATGGACGTCAGTATCCAAGATCTGTCGGAATGTCAATCAATGAGATGGCTGATTTCCTTGTTGCACAGGGAGTCGTTAAGGCTATTTACCTTGATGGTGGTGGTTCTGCTACTGTTGTTACAAGAAGAGAAGGTGAGAAAAAATATGCAGTCAGAAACAATCCTTCTGATGGCTCAGAAAGAAATATCTCTTCTGGTATTTTAGTTGTAGCAAACTCAATCAATGATGGTAAGTTCCATCATGCAGTAATATCTTCTAATGGTGATTTGTTTACACCAAATTCACCTGTGGCATTTACAGCTAAGGGTGTTGATTCTGCTGGTGGTGAGGCTGATTTGCCAGAAAGTGGATTAAAGTGGGCCCTTGCAAAAGATTCAGCAAAGAAGGGAACAATTGATGAGAACACAGGTGTGTTCGTATCTAATGGTGAATTAGGTGATGTAAACGTAGAATTGTACTATGAGAATAAAAAGATTGCAGAGAGTACAGTAAAGATTGCTGAACCAGACAATATTTATTTCACATCTGCATCAGCTTCACTTGATTTTGGTCAGAGAAGTAATCTTGGACTTATAGTTCGTTCTGAAAATGCAGATATGGTTTACAAGAGTGGTGACTTCAATTGGACAATTGAACCACTCAATCCAGAGGACGCACAGAATGATTTGGGTCATATGGATGGTAATGTTTTTGTGGCTGGTAATGCTACAACATCCATGCGTGCAAAAGTATCTGTAAGTTTTACACGAAAAGATGGAAAAGAAATATCTTCAAGTATCGTAGTAGAAATAGGTAAGATGCCTGTTGTTGCATTTGATTTTGAGCCTAATGCAAATGGCCCTCTTAAGGGAGCACATTTCCACTGGGGCAAGAGTAATTATGTAGATGCTGGCGTAACTCCTGGATACTATGGAGATTACGATGAACTTACTGTACCTGTTGCAAATAGCAACAGCATCAATGAGACTGTTTATGCTACATTAAAGGCTCCTTTCAGATTTACTGGAAACTATGACACAAGCGTTCCTGCAGCTGAAATCTTTAAGGAGAATGGTTATGCGTTCTACTTATGGCCAAACAATTCTATTACACATTACTGTGCTGGTAATGTAACCACTACTTCAGAAGCAAATGGTGGACAGGTTCGATTTGGCGAATATGCTATGGAGCTTAATTTTGATTATGCTTCATACGATGGCTCTTCTAACTCAAACTATTACATTAGAAATTGTAGTGGTTCATACGATGTAGAAGGAAGACCAACAGAGGTCGGCGTATGGGTATATGCAGATGCAAAGACATATAATCTTGCAGGATATACATTGCACGCAGATATTGGTGTATTTAATGGAACATCTTACAGCACAAAGAATTTCACACTTGTGCATGACGATGTAGATACAGATGGCAAGATTTCAACTACATCAACAATCAACTGGGTTGGTTGGAAATATTGCTATGCAAATCTTTCAGGAATAGCTAGTTATTATAGTCCAGAGCATCCATTTAGAATTAGAAATGGTGAGGGAATGATATGGCTTAGCTATGCGCCAGCGTCAGGTGGTGGACGTTATTCAGGAAGTTTCTATTTTGACAACTATCGTTTTGTATATGGAACAAATCTTGATGATTTGGATAATCCATACTTCAAGAGCTTAACAGTAAATGGAGAGTCTATTTTCAATGTTTCAGATGTAGCAGTTGATACAAACAGCGTTGAAATAACTGCAACATTTGCAGATGTTGAAGGAAAAAATGCTTCAGGAATTGATCCTACAAGAACAACCTTCAGCATCGACGGAAAAGAAGTTGCTTGTGATGGTGATGAAAACACAGCAACTACAAGACTTGAGCTTGCTAATGGACTTCACAGTATTGGTGTTACAATTTACGATAAATTTGGTAATACAAATACACTTAATTCATATGTAACAATTGGTGAGTCAGCTGAAACTGATGCAAAAGCTTTACTGACAGGTGCAGATACTGTAGTTCTTGGAAGTGATTATAAGCTTTCACTAATCACACAGGGATCTGTTAAGTCTGTTGACATGACAGTTCTTCAGCTCAATTCTGATTTCGGAGAGCCAACAGTTACAGCAGCAGAAGGCTGGGATGTTGAGGCTGCATATTCAATTACTGGCTTCAAGAAGGCAAAGATGGAGATTAAAGCTAATTGGACAGGTGAAGGTGAAGCTCCTGCTAATTCAGAGGTGGCTACATTATCATTTAATGTTCCAACTAACTTAGATCCAGCTATTGATTTCTTCACATACCAGGTAACTAATTCAACCTGCATCACAAACGATGGAAGAACAGTAACATCTGCTCAGCAGAAGGTTATTCTTACACTTAGTGCTTATTATACAATCGATACAACAGTTGCAATGTCAGGAAGAGACACTGTTCTTAGAGTGGTAAATCCTGCAGGAGAGCCAGAAGAAGGTGTAGAAGTATTTGTAAATGGTGTATCAATAGGATTTACGGATGCTAATGGAGAAATTGTAACAACCGTTACCAGAGACATTGCTCCAGGTGGTTCATTTGTAGTAATTGCTAAGAAGGGTGAACTGGTTTCATTCGAGACAACAATTACTGTAATGAATTCTGTAGTAAATGGTGAAGGTAAGCCAGAAGGTCTTATGCACACAGCTACAAAGCATGCTGATAGTGAGCAGATAATCACTTGGTTTGCACCAGTAGCTGAAACAGAAGCTGCAGCAGTTGTTGAGTACTCATTGAATAGTGATTTAAGTGCTTCAACTACAGTGACAGGAAGCAATACACTTCAGGCATTCTCTACAAGCAAGGATGCTGCTTATATCAACACAGTTAAGTTGACAGGCCTTGAGGGAGGCAGAACATATTACTATCGCGCAGGCGACGGAAATAATTGGTCTGATATTTCATCATTTAAGACAACAGCAAAGGATGCACCAGTTTCATTCTTTGTAGTTGGCGATACACAGATGCATGGAAATAGAAAGACAGACGCTGAAGAAATTCAGTTATTAAATGGTTTAGGAACACAGGTTGCAGGTTCAGATTTTGGTATCCAGACAGGTGATTATGTCGACAATGGTGGAAACTATAATATGTGGGAGGAAATGGATTCTACATTTAACGAGGCATTCCACGAAGCAGACATAATTCATACTCTTGGTAACCATGAATATTATGGTGATGCAAATGGTGTTGCAGCTAACGTAATCTTTGGACATGGTGCAGACGAGAAGGATTACTATTCTGTAGAGTACGGCAATGTTTATGTTGCTGTAATCAACTACAGTGCTAACCTTTCAAATGCATGTGCATGGTTAATTCAGGACGCACAGGCAAGCTCAGCACAGTGGAAATTCTTATCTGTACATCAGCCTGCATACTACACAAATCCAAATGGTGGCAGCCAGAGATTCCATAATTCAATTCCAAAGGCAGCTGAGGCAGCTGGAATTGATGCAGTATTCTCAGGACATGATCATGCATATGCAAGAACAATGCCTATGACATCTGGACAGATTGATGAAGAAAATGGTGTTGTTTACTTCGTATGTGGTGACCTTGGAGAGAAGAGCAGAAATATTAACTATGCAGCAGATAACAATCCTGCATTCAACTTTGCAATTGTAGACCAGAGCTACGATGCAATCGCAGTAAAGGTTACAGCTACAAATGAGTCTCTTTCATTTGCAACAGTAGACAGCCAGGGCAATATTATTGATACATACTCAAAGGAAAGCAGCTGCGCGGATGGACATGATTGGAAGTACTATGATCGTGCTACTGGTATGATGATTTGTGGTAACTGCGGTGAACAGGCAGATCCTAAGGTTGAGTTATTTAGTGGATGGTTAGAGGATCTTGAGACTGGTTCACAAATGTACTTTGTAAGTGGAAAGATTACAAAGGGATTCTCAAGAGTAGAGAATATTCCATTTGCATTCGATGAAGAAGGTCTGTTGAATTACACAGGACTTCTGGCAGATAATGGTAAGGTATATTATGCAGAAAATGGATATTGCCTAACTGGTCTTCACGTTATAAATGGAAAACAATATTTCTTTGATCCAAAAACATATGCAATGGTAGAGGGTTATCGCGTAGTTTCAGTAGAGGATTCTAATGGATTGCTTACTGAAGAAACAGGAATAATCTTTGAAATGGATAAGAAGATTGTGAGGGAAGCAGATGGAAAGCTCTATTATTATATAGAAGGATTTAAGGCACCAGCAGCTGGTTTTGTTGAAGTAAATGGTGATTATTATTATGTTCAGTACGATGGAAGTGTTGCTACAGGAAATGTACAGGTTAACCAACCGAACAAAATGATAAAAAGAGGTACATATTACTTTGATGATGAAGGTAAATTAGATTTAACAGGATTTAAGCATGGCTTAATTGAAGAAGATGGAAAACTTAATTATTATGTGCTTAACCAAAAATATTATGCTGGTTTAATTAAAATTGATGGTTCATATTACTATATTAATAGTAAGTGTTTTGCAGTTACTGGCAGTTACTATGTAACTAAAAACAATGGATTGATTCCATGTGGTAGATATCTTTTTGATGAGAATGGAAAAATGGAATTATCTGATGAACTTAAAAATGGAATCGTAGCAGAAAATGGAAAAATGTTCTATTACTTGAATGGCAAAAAGACATATGCAGGTTTAATATTGCTTGATGGACATTATTATTATATTAACCATGACTGCGAAGTTGTTACTGGAAGTTATTATGTTACTAAGGATAATGGTTTACTACCTCAAGGACGTTATAATTTCGATTTGAATGGGCGTATGATAATTCATGATTCATTGAAGAATGGTCTTTGTAAGGAAGATGGTGGTATCTATTATTATGTAAATGGCGAACGAAATTACGCAGGCTTAATAGATATTGAAGGTTACTTATATTACATTAATAGCAATGGCAAGGCTGTAACTGGAAGATATTATGTGACTAAAAATAATGATATCATGCCACAAGATTTCTATGAGTTTGCGGAAGATGGCAAGATGATAATTGATCGTCAGAAGAATGGTCTTTATGAAGAAGACGGAGTAAGATATTACTACGTAAATGGTAGAAAGACATATGCTGGTTTAATTTACATCGATGGCTATTATTACTATATTAACAGTAGCTGCCAGGTAACTACAGGAAGACATTATGTGACAAAGAATAATAATCTCTTACCTCAGGGCCATTACAACTTTGATGAATATGGCAGAATGATAATTGAAGAGAAACCTGAGACAAATGAAATTGTTGATGATGAGATTCCTGAACCAACTGAAGAAATAACAGAGGAGCCTGTTATAGATGATTCATCCTCAGAAGAATTAACAGAAGAAACAGAAGAAACAGAAGAAACTGTTATTGAAGAAAATACAGTAGAGGATTCAGTTGACGAAGTTATAGAGGAGGATACTGGGGATGTAGTATCTTCAGAAGATGCAGAAATATTTGCTGAGGAATAA
- a CDS encoding acyltransferase family protein, whose translation MAGYVYKQPDSFKTLMGKKIKGLFVPWFIFSNLNILLSQVITLKGDRDLKGELFQNFIQVREYGDGLWFVAALFVAFIPFYFVIKYITNKSKRIIISFILSLINGLYVLLFPKDIFSWNSPNLPWHLEYIFQAMFWMILGYSFKGGWEEYLDRKNKRVTRLGVLLIYLILAFAPLGRFSGVYVELSEYAISIVGLICIIMLSKTLKTNKYLSYVGANTLIFFAFHGKVYAVLEHILHSKFGEFYGLCLSNMLLSSIVAIIMTIVMSMLLIVPAYIINTWFPWMVGRGKRK comes from the coding sequence GTGGCTGGATATGTGTATAAACAGCCTGATTCATTTAAGACATTAATGGGAAAAAAGATTAAGGGATTATTTGTTCCTTGGTTTATATTTTCTAACCTTAATATTTTACTATCTCAGGTAATTACTCTTAAGGGTGATAGAGACTTGAAAGGAGAGTTGTTCCAGAATTTTATACAGGTTAGAGAATATGGAGATGGCCTATGGTTTGTAGCTGCATTGTTTGTTGCGTTTATTCCGTTCTATTTTGTTATTAAGTACATTACTAACAAAAGTAAGAGAATAATAATTTCGTTTATTTTATCACTAATAAATGGACTATATGTCCTTTTATTTCCTAAGGATATATTTTCATGGAATAGTCCTAATTTGCCATGGCACCTTGAGTATATTTTCCAGGCGATGTTTTGGATGATTTTGGGATATTCTTTCAAAGGTGGATGGGAGGAATATCTAGATAGAAAGAATAAAAGAGTAACTAGACTAGGAGTATTGCTTATATATCTAATTCTGGCGTTTGCACCATTGGGAAGGTTTTCTGGAGTGTATGTGGAGCTAAGTGAATACGCTATTTCAATTGTAGGACTTATATGCATAATAATGCTTTCTAAAACGCTTAAGACTAATAAGTATTTATCATATGTAGGCGCAAACACATTAATTTTCTTCGCATTTCATGGTAAAGTGTATGCAGTGTTGGAACATATTTTGCATAGCAAGTTTGGGGAATTTTACGGTTTGTGTTTATCAAATATGTTATTGTCCTCGATTGTAGCAATTATTATGACGATAGTGATGTCGATGTTGCTAATTGTTCCTGCGTATATTATTAATACATGGTTTCCGTGGATGGTGGGGAGGGGAAAACGAAAATAG
- a CDS encoding glucosyltransferase domain-containing protein encodes MENKIREAAKPVFVTWILSVLCYLPMIAKGLTNSVDGLWASSFYQSGNIELGSGRWMLLFLDKFRGGYGAEPFSSLVALLFIVFAVYIAISMFEESRKVTSYIYTMLISCCVTMCCLLAYRFTSLNYCFGILTSVLAAWFLTKEVGEKKDIFMYTGASIALMVVSIGIYQVNLGCFFVLVILYMMKLIYSEENRKCSSLFIKTIVVFIVSCVLYKIAWTVCMLARHITASDYNGADSVSVFGIIAGLPHSLTLIYRSWISYFYFHRGITFLLQLGLL; translated from the coding sequence ATGGAGAATAAAATTAGGGAAGCGGCTAAGCCGGTTTTTGTAACATGGATTCTTTCGGTGCTGTGTTATCTGCCTATGATTGCAAAAGGATTGACTAATTCGGTGGATGGCTTGTGGGCATCATCATTTTACCAGTCTGGAAATATCGAGCTAGGCTCTGGAAGATGGATGCTTCTGTTTTTGGATAAGTTCAGAGGTGGATATGGTGCAGAACCATTTTCTTCGCTTGTGGCACTATTATTTATTGTGTTTGCAGTATATATTGCTATTTCGATGTTTGAGGAGAGCAGGAAGGTCACTAGCTATATTTATACAATGTTGATTTCCTGCTGCGTTACAATGTGTTGCTTACTGGCATACAGATTTACATCGTTAAATTATTGCTTTGGAATTTTGACTTCAGTTTTAGCTGCATGGTTTTTGACTAAAGAGGTAGGCGAGAAAAAAGATATATTCATGTATACCGGTGCATCGATTGCATTGATGGTTGTTAGCATCGGAATATATCAGGTGAATTTGGGGTGTTTTTTTGTTTTGGTAATCCTCTATATGATGAAGTTGATCTATTCTGAAGAGAATAGGAAATGCAGCAGTTTGTTCATCAAGACCATTGTTGTTTTTATAGTTTCGTGTGTGCTTTATAAAATCGCATGGACTGTTTGTATGCTTGCAAGGCACATAACAGCTTCGGACTACAATGGCGCGGATTCGGTTTCTGTCTTTGGAATAATTGCAGGATTGCCACATTCACTGACATTAATTTACAGGTCTTGGATTAGCTATTTTTATTTCCATCGGGGAATTACGTTTTTGCTCCAATTAGGGTTGTTGTGA
- a CDS encoding O-antigen ligase family protein: MIGLTILCTFSLALLIANIYCFKTKKYLNLFIPCMLFLPEYYGIEINNSLPLLTVSRMMFLVFFVYACINRRKSINLKEIDLKDLPKPYYCLAGYFILRIVSNLYYITTYGQAAKTIFLIIFEQLLLLVSVYMLAPTKEEVHALIKAIVRGATVMFILGIFESFTAIRLADALYTISRHVMNEHYIRLGLLRATVTLGMPGVYANMCILMLPLIIYLYRTSYQKRYIAIALLDVFAVIHAGSRSDILYLFIIPVMYLVYVLRTKAERLEFTKNLFIIVASLAVIITVLSATNPYFKYYYVGTGKSVLNEIGFNFDLSEDSPDDSIGYGSNAKSGSFSRTMQFSGILYAARINPVFGLGSGAQTRGDVQYYWDNNWRPIKTYDLGVVEIFCNEGLLGTLGLTLMLFYLVLVSKGNRSLTILCPIYLLTTLNTGNLYAYLLLYVVMAYYKCSPECETTFENS, from the coding sequence ATGATTGGATTAACAATTTTATGCACATTTTCATTAGCACTTTTGATTGCTAATATTTACTGTTTTAAAACTAAAAAATATTTGAATCTCTTCATACCATGCATGCTTTTCTTGCCTGAGTACTACGGAATAGAGATTAATAATTCTCTTCCTCTTCTTACTGTCAGCAGAATGATGTTTTTGGTATTTTTCGTCTACGCTTGTATTAATCGCAGAAAGAGTATTAATCTCAAGGAAATTGATTTAAAGGATTTGCCAAAACCGTACTATTGTCTAGCAGGTTATTTCATCTTACGAATTGTTTCAAATCTTTATTACATCACAACCTACGGACAGGCTGCAAAAACAATCTTCCTTATTATATTTGAACAGCTCTTACTTTTGGTTTCAGTATATATGCTCGCTCCAACTAAGGAGGAAGTGCATGCTCTAATCAAAGCTATTGTACGAGGTGCTACTGTTATGTTCATCTTGGGAATTTTTGAAAGCTTCACTGCCATCCGCCTCGCAGATGCACTTTACACGATTTCCCGTCATGTAATGAATGAGCATTACATCCGTCTCGGACTGCTCAGAGCAACAGTCACCTTAGGCATGCCAGGCGTCTACGCTAATATGTGCATACTTATGCTCCCACTTATCATTTATTTGTACAGAACATCTTATCAGAAGCGCTACATTGCTATCGCTTTGTTAGATGTTTTTGCTGTCATCCATGCAGGCTCACGTTCAGATATTTTATATTTGTTTATCATTCCTGTGATGTACTTAGTTTATGTACTACGCACAAAGGCTGAAAGATTGGAATTCACAAAGAACCTTTTTATTATTGTAGCAAGCCTTGCAGTTATCATCACTGTATTAAGCGCTACGAATCCATATTTCAAGTATTACTATGTGGGAACAGGAAAATCTGTCCTAAATGAAATTGGTTTCAATTTCGATTTATCTGAAGACTCTCCTGATGATTCAATCGGTTATGGATCAAACGCCAAGAGTGGCAGTTTCTCTCGAACAATGCAGTTTAGCGGAATCCTTTATGCAGCACGGATTAATCCTGTTTTCGGTCTAGGTTCAGGTGCCCAAACAAGAGGTGATGTTCAATATTATTGGGACAACAATTGGCGCCCTATTAAAACCTATGACCTTGGCGTTGTTGAAATCTTCTGTAACGAAGGACTCTTGGGCACTTTAGGATTGACATTAATGCTTTTCTACCTGGTGCTTGTATCAAAAGGCAATCGTTCTCTAACTATCCTTTGCCCGATTTATTTACTTACCACACTAAACACCGGTAATTTGTATGCATACCTGCTTCTATACGTTGTAATGGCATATTACAAGTGCTCTCCTGAATGTGAAACAACATTTGAGAATTCATAA
- a CDS encoding glycosyltransferase family 2 protein codes for MSNIDISVIIPVFNQEHCIQKCIDSVLSQEHVTFEIIIIDDGSTDDTLNVCNHYASIHPNIKVIHQENAGLASARNTGLDNAIGEYITFLDSDDYLSPNAFHKMLKAISYNSVDVVIGEYDVISTDGNLLGIGKIPSQFTKRIISPETFWALNSIKDCNFLFTVVWGKLFSKSIWEHLRFKDGIRFAEDEYLLPELISCCNSFYLLDDVVYNQILSDESLSRSSFNYNKLNSPDSKLLTCNHLIKHAYYEYAIEKWSIAVGEILLMTKLANDTETHSRVMKLYNTSVQLGNDLFKYMDLKKKIKFLGYRIIYPFYR; via the coding sequence ATGAGTAATATTGATATTTCTGTAATTATTCCAGTATTCAATCAGGAACATTGCATTCAAAAATGCATAGACAGTGTTTTAAGCCAAGAGCATGTAACTTTTGAAATTATAATTATCGATGATGGCAGTACCGATGACACGCTCAACGTCTGCAATCATTATGCTTCCATTCATCCTAATATCAAAGTAATTCATCAAGAAAACGCAGGGCTAGCTTCTGCTCGCAATACTGGATTAGATAACGCTATTGGTGAGTACATCACTTTCCTTGATAGTGATGATTATCTCTCCCCAAATGCATTCCACAAAATGTTAAAAGCCATATCTTACAACTCAGTTGACGTAGTGATTGGTGAATATGATGTTATCTCCACCGATGGGAATTTGCTTGGTATCGGTAAGATTCCTTCTCAATTCACCAAGAGAATTATAAGTCCTGAAACATTTTGGGCGCTTAACAGTATAAAAGACTGTAACTTTCTCTTCACTGTTGTTTGGGGTAAGCTTTTCAGCAAAAGCATATGGGAGCATCTCCGTTTCAAAGACGGAATTCGCTTCGCAGAAGATGAATATCTGTTACCAGAATTAATCTCGTGTTGTAATTCATTTTATCTACTTGACGATGTTGTTTACAATCAAATCCTCTCTGATGAAAGTTTATCACGAAGCTCTTTTAATTATAACAAACTCAATTCTCCCGACTCCAAACTATTAACTTGCAATCATCTTATAAAACACGCCTACTATGAATATGCTATAGAGAAATGGAGTATTGCTGTCGGAGAAATACTATTGATGACTAAATTAGCAAATGATACTGAAACCCATAGCAGGGTGATGAAGCTCTATAATACCTCAGTTCAATTAGGAAACGACCTCTTTAAATATATGGATTTGAAGAAGAAAATTAAATTTCTTGGATATCGCATCATTTATCCATTTTACAGATAG